The nucleotide sequence TGGTGAAACATCTTTGATCACTCCGACTGCTTTAGCTACTGTTGATGCCATgccaaaatattataaaataggGAACTGCTGACCTGACTTCGAATTGCACTGTCTTCAATATTTTTACAGTTGCTGTTTTCTCAATTATACAGATATAACACAAAGTTGTATGAATGTCTATACTGTACAAAACACGTTGATATTTGCTTGTGTCATCACTTTTTAGtggtattaaaattattaaccaAAAAATTGGTCTACAGACGAGAAAAACGACAAAATCGACATTATCGAAACTCCCATAgacaattttttacttttttatttaatgacgTTTATTGTCAAAGAATATATAATTTGATATACCGAATATACTTTGTTGCAgtcgtttaaaattttaaatcatgaGCACGTCTTGAAGTCCAGCGTGGACGCGTGGTGTGTGTTTAGTTTTTCTTGAAGATGATTCTTCGGATTGTTCTACCTTGCATGGGGCAACACACAGCAATGGGGTAGTCCTATATTTGGTTGATAACTAATTATTAGGCAGCATAACTCTGACCGTagcctatttatttttataagaccGAAATAAGTCTATGGTTAAAATTGACAGATTTGTCaaaaacgtcaatgtcatcggGATCgcgaaaacatttttttgtggTTGTgtgacaaaaaatatttcttgttttgtgtaaaAATAAGTAGCACGTCGTATTTACTTCGTTTACGTGAAGATTAAAGGAATTAATTGCAAAATGTCGAGCGCTGACAGAATTGATTTTGAAATGGAAGTGGAAGTAGAGAGTGCGTCTTCGGGACCGCCAGTAGATGCTCCTAACCCAACATCCCCGGCAGCACCTGCTATCCCCAGCGGTGTTGGTGGTGGTGGAGCCAAGAGTGTGGTGGTCACCACCGCGACAACTGGCTCGGTGACAGTTTCGCTCCACCCGTTGGTCATTATGAATGTGTCCGAGCATTGGACGAGGTTGAGAGCACAAGAAGGTTCACCACAAACAGGTATCAtacaaaactttatttaattaattgatttataattactaatttaacttaggtacctactaccaggcctgttcatctccgcgagtttacatcgaaaacaaaacacgcacgattgccccctacaagagtactattcgacaaggcctcacatacgagcgaacattgactcacgcacgcgtattcttgtgtatgatggaaaaaaataaagaaaatggtgtactaaatactgtgcagtatttaactgcctaaataataataaaaacacagaatgtactttttttagttgcctgaagacactgagaggtaaataagtagttaatattattcatgataattcatgctaaatcatgtatttcctccgccattttctgcagattggcacctcacgtcacatcattttaccgaagtcagccctatagcttcggcgcagtaccgatcactgacgtttgtcaacaaaacttctgacaaacttgcttgactcttgagacaagctaaattacaccatattgttaatgacattgagcatacatttttttaaataccttcgcgaagtaaaacttctgtacgtagtacttattattattctgtgctactacaAAGTTGATGACCGTAGAAAGCAgatataaagttttttttctctttttcagtGATTGGAGCACTTATTGGCAAACAGAAAGGCAGAAACATAGAAGTTATGAACtcttttgaattagtatttagTGTTATTGAAGGAGACATCATTATAGATAGGGATTATTACAACTTAAAAGAAGAACagtgtaagtatttttattactcTGTCTTAGACTTGAAAAATATTGAGTCAATTATCAAATAAATAtcacatttttataaattacaattaagAAACTATGTTCATTGGTCTCTTTTTAGTCAAGCAAGTATTTTCTGATATGGATTTCCTGGGCTGGTATACCACTGGAGAGACGCCCACTGAGCGAGACATAGCAGTTCACCGACAGATCTGTGACATCAATGAGTGTCCTGTGATGCTTATGCTCAACCCCTCAGGAAGAAATGGGGAGGTCAGTACTctgtaaaaagtatttaaatctcaatttatcttttttttttctgtatgtTTTTGCTAACAGCTCCAGGACTATGAgcaatctgaggtggaattgtgtaaagcaatcgtaatcattttacagttcataacgtacgataaagtcagttaaacaaagcgtttgacagaataatcgtacgttatgaactgtcaaatgataacgattgctttacacaattccacctctgttcTGTGAAGTTATCAgtttacctgaaaaaaaaaatgaaaaactaacatttgtcctattttattttt is from Ostrinia nubilalis chromosome 2, ilOstNubi1.1, whole genome shotgun sequence and encodes:
- the LOC135086593 gene encoding COP9 signalosome complex subunit 6, giving the protein MSSADRIDFEMEVEVESASSGPPVDAPNPTSPAAPAIPSGVGGGGAKSVVVTTATTGSVTVSLHPLVIMNVSEHWTRLRAQEGSPQTVIGALIGKQKGRNIEVMNSFELVFSVIEGDIIIDRDYYNLKEEQFKQVFSDMDFLGWYTTGETPTERDIAVHRQICDINECPVMLMLNPSGRNGEQLPVVLYESVIDVVNGRATMLLAPLTYTLAAEEAERIGVDHVARVSSGEAALNSLVAEHLTAQRSAIKMLVSRVRAVLATVRAIRDGVLPPRPGLLREARALSNRLPLLTSQQFRTHFYNQCNDVALMTYLGTITKGCNAINQLVNRFNVLYDRQGMGRRMRGLFF